A genomic segment from Pyrodictium occultum encodes:
- a CDS encoding MBL fold metallo-hydrolase has protein sequence MQSLRRIGGRAYLLPGSPNTVIVAGSSGAVVVDPGIGEGRGTAIQEALRGLGLGLEAVVLTHGHSDHLAAAPGLGGPVYAARLCRGLVESSVLRRLVVYGGLVTERLAAMPMVELRVDREVEPGEGLPEGLRSIPLPGHTPGHMGVVDEESRVVAAGDAVLGERVLARFGVPFAADLEGWVRSLERLRELAEEGYTIVPGHGPVARGRRAAAMVEANIAAVEKLRGWVLERLREKPLTLEKLTYMATVSLGSAEPTPRQLMLNRTALASLLAWLEREGLVEPETGEEGVVWRARGQQPR, from the coding sequence ATGCAGAGCCTCCGCAGGATAGGTGGGAGGGCGTACCTCCTCCCGGGGAGCCCCAACACGGTGATAGTAGCCGGCTCCTCCGGCGCCGTGGTTGTCGACCCCGGCATCGGCGAGGGCCGTGGCACGGCGATCCAGGAGGCCCTCCGGGGGCTGGGCCTCGGGCTAGAGGCTGTGGTGCTGACCCACGGGCACAGCGACCACCTGGCGGCGGCGCCGGGGCTCGGGGGCCCGGTGTATGCGGCGAGGCTCTGCAGGGGCCTCGTCGAGTCCAGCGTACTCCGCCGCCTCGTAGTCTACGGCGGCCTTGTCACGGAGAGGCTCGCCGCCATGCCCATGGTGGAGCTGCGGGTGGACCGGGAGGTTGAACCCGGGGAGGGGCTGCCGGAGGGGCTTCGCTCCATCCCGCTGCCGGGGCACACGCCGGGCCACATGGGGGTGGTGGATGAGGAGTCTCGGGTGGTGGCCGCCGGCGACGCTGTGCTGGGGGAGAGGGTGCTGGCGAGGTTCGGCGTGCCCTTTGCAGCCGACCTGGAGGGCTGGGTCCGGAGCCTGGAGAGGCTGCGGGAGCTGGCGGAGGAGGGCTACACGATAGTCCCCGGCCACGGCCCGGTGGCCCGGGGGCGCCGCGCCGCCGCCATGGTGGAGGCTAATATCGCCGCGGTGGAGAAGCTGCGGGGCTGGGTGCTCGAGAGGCTGCGGGAGAAGCCCCTGACCCTCGAGAAGCTCACCTACATGGCCACGGTTTCGCTGGGGTCGGCGGAGCCGACGCCGAGGCAGCTCATGCTGAACCGTACCGCGCTGGCATCGCTGCTCGCCTGGCTGGAGAGGGAGGGCCTCGTGGAGCCGGAGACGGGCGAGGAGGGGGTTGTCTGGAGGGCGCGGGGCCAGCAGCCTAGGTGA
- a CDS encoding DUF1641 domain-containing protein: MTAQVQEAEGEEKLNLDEESMKALEELVEVAVYLKRSGILDMLRIIAEKGMDLLAMISNDPAIYRAMAVVDAASRGMLRLHPEEVISAKMNLEKISECTLRSLASADPAKAKPVGLFGLLGALSDKNVQKGLGLLIEVARNLGACTSRGEG, from the coding sequence ATGACCGCCCAGGTCCAGGAGGCTGAGGGAGAGGAGAAGCTCAACCTCGACGAGGAGAGCATGAAGGCCCTGGAGGAGCTCGTAGAGGTCGCTGTATACCTCAAGAGGAGCGGCATACTCGACATGCTGAGAATTATAGCGGAGAAGGGCATGGACCTGCTCGCCATGATCAGCAACGACCCCGCCATATACAGGGCAATGGCCGTTGTTGACGCCGCCTCCAGGGGGATGCTCCGCCTCCACCCGGAGGAGGTAATCTCGGCGAAGATGAACCTCGAGAAGATCAGCGAGTGCACGCTGCGCTCGCTAGCCTCCGCCGACCCCGCCAAGGCCAAGCCAGTAGGCCTCTTCGGCCTGCTAGGAGCCCTAAGCGACAAGAACGTGCAGAAAGGCCTCGGCCTATTGATAGAGGTCGCCAGGAACCTGGGCGCCTGCACCTCCCGGGGAGAGGGCTGA
- a CDS encoding NAD(P)/FAD-dependent oxidoreductase, translating into MTESRVDNVAKRILVLGGGTGGYVAARKLAEAARKQGLDLEVTVVADEPWHDFRPLYGDVALGAAVPDEVRASIVDAGRRFGFRVLVDRVTRIDAGERAVETEKGGRLGYDYLVVSLGVRYGWEAYPGLDRYGYHNYTLEGATELGKALARFKGGRIVLLVPETPHRCGMYPYEAVTQLAETMKNRGIKAEVVLLTRERTGKPLAALGTDVSRVWWEKIQAAGVEMVQHDGNVEVDGERGVVRAGNVEERYDLLIKVPPSRLPEPLARSEGFQLKQDPRWAPVRPRNFRHPDYDDVFMVGEHSMPPAGLPTAGIPVHFAADYAADQIISEITGGYPVAGYAKTMTCVGYWGTSGYAGTCEIRYDEKEQRNKLYCYTIMTSPIIRLMKEAFYKSWIAAMK; encoded by the coding sequence TTGACCGAGAGCAGGGTTGATAACGTGGCCAAGCGGATTCTCGTCTTGGGAGGAGGAACAGGGGGCTATGTTGCTGCGCGCAAGCTTGCTGAGGCTGCGAGGAAGCAGGGCCTAGACCTTGAAGTCACTGTTGTGGCTGATGAGCCTTGGCACGACTTCCGCCCCCTCTATGGAGATGTTGCTCTCGGCGCTGCTGTGCCGGATGAGGTTCGCGCCTCTATTGTTGATGCTGGTAGGAGGTTTGGCTTCAGGGTGCTGGTTGACCGGGTTACCCGGATTGATGCCGGCGAGAGGGCTGTTGAGACTGAGAAGGGTGGGAGGCTGGGCTACGACTACCTCGTCGTGAGCCTCGGGGTCCGCTACGGCTGGGAGGCCTACCCAGGCCTAGACCGCTACGGGTACCACAACTACACGCTCGAGGGGGCCACCGAGCTAGGTAAGGCACTAGCCAGGTTCAAGGGCGGGAGGATAGTCCTACTAGTACCCGAGACGCCTCACCGCTGCGGCATGTACCCCTACGAGGCGGTAACGCAGCTTGCAGAGACTATGAAGAACCGCGGCATAAAGGCCGAGGTGGTGCTGCTCACACGGGAAAGGACGGGGAAGCCGCTGGCCGCGCTTGGCACAGACGTGTCCAGGGTGTGGTGGGAGAAGATACAGGCTGCTGGCGTGGAGATGGTGCAGCATGACGGTAATGTCGAGGTTGATGGTGAGAGGGGTGTTGTTCGTGCGGGGAATGTTGAGGAGAGGTATGATTTGTTGATTAAGGTGCCTCCTAGTAGGCTTCCGGAGCCCCTGGCCAGGAGTGAGGGCTTCCAGCTCAAGCAGGATCCGAGGTGGGCGCCGGTGAGGCCCAGGAACTTCCGCCACCCAGACTACGACGACGTATTCATGGTGGGAGAGCACTCCATGCCGCCCGCGGGGCTGCCGACTGCGGGTATCCCAGTGCACTTTGCAGCCGACTACGCAGCCGACCAGATAATCAGCGAGATAACCGGCGGCTACCCGGTGGCAGGGTACGCAAAGACCATGACCTGCGTCGGCTACTGGGGCACCTCGGGCTACGCGGGCACATGCGAGATCCGGTACGACGAGAAGGAACAGCGCAACAAGCTCTACTGCTACACCATAATGACCTCCCCCATTATAAGGCTTATGAAGGAGGCTTTCTACAAGTCATGGATAGCCGCAATGAAGTAG
- a CDS encoding DUF99 family protein yields the protein MAGLDDGFFQRGWRRTLLALAVHCRREGSLCPCRVLLDTVEVDGLDATWKAARLVRRALGEGFRLEAVLTDTVVFAGFNILDPERLYRETGVPAVAVYMYPPRREAVERALRLHFPDWRERLAVLEEAWSRLRSAECRRGRLLLAAYGMEPRDAWRLACSLQLYTRHPEPLFTAHQAASMLSRTLGPL from the coding sequence GTGGCCGGGCTCGATGACGGGTTCTTCCAGCGGGGGTGGCGCCGCACCCTCCTCGCGCTCGCTGTCCACTGCAGGAGGGAGGGTAGCCTCTGCCCCTGCCGGGTCCTCCTGGACACTGTCGAGGTCGACGGGCTTGACGCGACCTGGAAGGCTGCCCGGCTAGTCCGCCGGGCCCTCGGGGAGGGGTTCCGGCTCGAGGCGGTGCTGACCGACACGGTGGTGTTCGCGGGCTTCAACATCCTCGACCCGGAGAGGCTGTACCGTGAGACCGGGGTCCCTGCCGTGGCCGTCTACATGTACCCGCCTCGCCGCGAGGCGGTGGAGAGGGCGCTCCGCCTCCACTTCCCGGATTGGAGGGAGAGGCTAGCCGTGCTGGAGGAGGCCTGGTCCAGGCTACGCTCCGCCGAGTGCAGGAGGGGGCGCCTCCTCCTAGCAGCTTACGGCATGGAGCCGAGGGATGCGTGGAGGCTGGCGTGCAGCCTCCAGCTCTACACGAGGCACCCGGAGCCCCTCTTCACAGCCCACCAGGCAGCCTCCATGCTGTCAAGGACCCTGGGCCCCCTCTAG
- a CDS encoding nitroreductase family protein translates to MQCRSCLDVIGSHASVRKFLPEPLDQGDLERILEAARRAPSSWNLQPIVVTAVTDPELKRRLSEAVGGQEHVAQAPVFLVFSVDYRKLIEASRSVGVEPAEPGLGHFIVGVLDAGIASGWAALAAETLGYGIVFVALYADPCRVAEILNLPRYVVPVVGLCIGKPAERPEPRPRHPMEVFAAVNRYPSAPDAVENVAGIYRGRGVKLFRYVLAPGGYYEEVGGAVLRCLKQRGYRVPGSSSKHY, encoded by the coding sequence GTGCAGTGCAGGAGCTGCCTGGACGTTATAGGCAGCCACGCCAGTGTCAGGAAGTTCCTGCCCGAGCCCCTGGATCAGGGGGACCTGGAGCGGATCCTCGAGGCCGCCCGCCGGGCGCCCAGCTCGTGGAACCTCCAGCCGATCGTAGTGACCGCCGTCACTGATCCCGAGCTTAAGAGGAGGCTGTCGGAGGCTGTTGGCGGCCAGGAGCACGTGGCCCAGGCGCCCGTCTTCCTAGTGTTCAGCGTGGACTACCGTAAGCTCATCGAGGCGTCCCGGAGCGTGGGCGTGGAGCCTGCCGAGCCAGGCCTCGGGCACTTCATCGTGGGCGTGCTCGACGCCGGCATAGCCTCCGGCTGGGCGGCGCTGGCGGCTGAGACGCTGGGCTACGGGATAGTCTTCGTCGCGCTCTACGCCGACCCCTGCAGGGTCGCGGAGATACTAAACCTGCCCCGCTACGTTGTCCCCGTGGTGGGGCTTTGCATCGGCAAGCCCGCGGAGCGGCCGGAGCCGAGGCCCCGGCACCCTATGGAGGTGTTTGCCGCCGTCAACCGCTACCCCTCAGCCCCCGACGCCGTCGAGAATGTTGCGGGCATCTACCGGGGCCGCGGGGTCAAGCTGTTCAGGTACGTGCTCGCCCCGGGCGGCTACTACGAGGAGGTGGGCGGCGCGGTCCTCCGCTGCCTGAAGCAGCGGGGGTATAGGGTACCGGGGAGCTCCAGTAAGCATTATTAA
- the modA gene encoding molybdate ABC transporter substrate-binding protein, whose translation MARRLPALLAALAAAALVATLHVYGGSRVLSPGGRGEITVYLCAAAEKPWEEIIKEFEHETGIKVNAIYGSSGRLYAMIRMSRRGDVYASASPLYMAMAVLDGLVRPDSVRPVAYLVPVILVPQGNPAGVRGLADLLKPGIRVAIGDPSHVVVGQYAVEVLKHNGLWPQARRNIVVYAENFAKLVALVATGAVDAAIGWHVAGYWYPGRVEVVWLKPGQVPEASYIAIGVLKTSRNPEAARRFIEFVTGSDYARKVWSKYHYFTSPQEVWKVAPGASIPSIEEVEERLQHSGG comes from the coding sequence TTGGCCAGGCGGCTGCCAGCACTGCTCGCCGCCCTCGCAGCAGCCGCATTGGTGGCAACGCTCCACGTTTACGGCGGCTCTAGAGTCCTCAGTCCAGGCGGGAGGGGGGAGATCACCGTCTACCTCTGCGCGGCCGCCGAGAAGCCCTGGGAGGAGATAATAAAGGAGTTCGAACACGAGACAGGGATAAAGGTGAACGCGATCTACGGGTCCTCGGGCAGGCTCTACGCCATGATAAGGATGTCGCGGCGGGGCGACGTCTACGCCTCGGCCTCGCCCCTCTACATGGCTATGGCTGTGCTCGATGGCCTCGTCCGCCCTGACAGCGTCAGACCCGTAGCCTACCTGGTCCCCGTAATACTGGTGCCTCAGGGCAACCCGGCCGGGGTCCGGGGGCTCGCGGACCTGCTGAAGCCCGGTATCCGCGTGGCTATAGGAGATCCCAGCCATGTTGTGGTGGGTCAGTATGCGGTGGAGGTGCTCAAGCATAACGGGCTCTGGCCTCAGGCTAGGAGAAATATAGTCGTCTACGCTGAGAACTTCGCGAAGCTAGTAGCCCTCGTGGCTACCGGGGCTGTAGACGCGGCGATAGGCTGGCATGTTGCAGGCTACTGGTACCCTGGCAGGGTGGAGGTCGTGTGGCTGAAGCCTGGCCAGGTGCCGGAGGCCAGCTACATAGCGATAGGAGTGCTGAAAACTAGCAGGAACCCTGAGGCGGCCAGGAGGTTCATAGAGTTCGTCACCGGGTCTGACTACGCTAGGAAGGTGTGGAGTAAATACCACTACTTCACGAGCCCTCAGGAGGTTTGGAAGGTGGCGCCGGGCGCTAGTATACCGAGCATCGAGGAGGTTGAGGAGAGGCTGCAGCACTCGGGCGGCTAG
- a CDS encoding Tfx family DNA-binding protein, with the protein MAGRFGLLTHKQARVLALREGRGLGFSEIARLLGTTRQDAAATYRRALANVEAARETLRVYRLATGIVVEAVKGIPLDSLVEKLLREADSRGVKLRWARAELRILLHGLLRDYLEGSRLSRPLALVAGKDGSIEAYPLEEARRVLKALDAGGSSP; encoded by the coding sequence ATGGCCGGGCGGTTTGGCCTCCTCACCCACAAGCAGGCCAGGGTACTGGCCCTACGGGAGGGAAGGGGGCTTGGCTTCTCGGAGATAGCGAGGCTGCTAGGCACGACGAGGCAGGATGCTGCAGCCACCTACCGGAGAGCGTTGGCGAACGTGGAGGCCGCCAGGGAGACTCTGAGGGTCTACCGGCTAGCGACCGGCATAGTGGTCGAGGCTGTAAAGGGGATACCCCTTGACAGCCTCGTGGAGAAGCTGCTGAGGGAGGCGGACTCGCGGGGGGTGAAGCTGCGCTGGGCCAGGGCGGAGCTACGCATCCTCCTCCACGGCCTTCTCCGCGACTACCTCGAGGGCTCAAGGCTCTCCAGGCCCCTGGCGCTCGTAGCAGGGAAGGATGGAAGCATCGAGGCGTACCCCCTCGAGGAGGCTAGGCGCGTGCTCAAAGCCCTAGATGCCGGCGGCTCCAGCCCCTAG
- a CDS encoding molybdate ABC transporter permease subunit — protein MARRVRLGGLVLSAPAVLLAAATLAVLVSVFAWSSPSAVAAALASKEALYAIWLSVSTALAVAILAVLLGIPVAYAMARGLLPGGKALETLLLIPFGMPPVAVGAALLIFFTNTGPGSLLDRLLRVVFTPRGLVVAQFFVVYPIALRVLKSSFASVDPRYEAVARTLGYTRLQTLIHVSLPLARRGVLSALLLSFTRALGEFGASVTLAGATRLRTETLPIAIYLSISGGELDLAVALMAVSVLVAGASVATMLVLEEV, from the coding sequence GTGGCCCGGAGGGTGAGGCTCGGCGGGCTAGTCCTCAGCGCCCCCGCGGTGCTGCTGGCGGCGGCCACCCTTGCCGTGCTAGTCTCCGTCTTCGCCTGGAGCAGCCCATCCGCTGTCGCAGCTGCCCTGGCGTCGAAGGAGGCCCTCTACGCTATATGGCTCAGTGTCTCCACCGCCCTCGCCGTGGCGATACTAGCCGTCCTGCTCGGCATACCGGTAGCCTACGCTATGGCGCGCGGCCTCCTGCCCGGGGGCAAGGCTCTAGAGACACTGCTCCTGATCCCCTTCGGCATGCCGCCGGTGGCCGTGGGCGCAGCACTCCTCATATTCTTCACCAACACGGGGCCGGGAAGCCTGCTAGACCGCCTCCTACGGGTGGTCTTCACCCCCAGAGGGCTCGTGGTAGCACAGTTCTTCGTGGTCTACCCCATAGCCCTGAGAGTCCTCAAGAGCAGTTTCGCCTCGGTGGACCCCAGGTACGAGGCGGTGGCACGGACACTGGGGTATACGAGGCTCCAGACGCTCATCCATGTATCCCTCCCCCTGGCGCGCCGCGGGGTGCTCTCAGCCCTCCTGCTCTCCTTCACCAGGGCCCTCGGCGAGTTCGGCGCCTCCGTCACGCTCGCGGGGGCCACGAGGCTCCGGACAGAGACCCTGCCGATAGCGATCTACCTCTCCATAAGCGGCGGGGAGCTGGACCTAGCGGTGGCTCTCATGGCGGTCTCGGTCCTCGTGGCAGGCGCATCGGTGGCAACTATGCTAGTGCTCGAGGAGGTGTAG
- a CDS encoding ABC transporter ATP-binding protein, with amino-acid sequence MAPAPALRVEDLWVKRKSRLVLRGVSLELEEPSILVVLGPNGAGKTTLLETVAGLVKPSRGRIVVSGETVYSSAPPRVNTPPERRGVAYVPQDYGLFPHMTVYENIAFGLRARRCPGEDVDRRVRGVAGVLGIEHLLDRRPAELSGGERQRVALARALAVEPRLLLLDEPFSALDAPSRERLRSELRSLLRRLNVPAVIVTHSFSDAWALGDRIAVLDSGRVVAEASPGDLALRPLRHGVAEFLGYMVLEARVLRAEGGRASLEAPGLGLLEAAVDGLEPGSRVLVALRPDDLVVSARPVARTNTYRARVAEAVVTRHGVRLLLEVGGLVLRSEQARGPLLALLGRLPGPGDQVYVHIPPGLVDVRTL; translated from the coding sequence ATGGCGCCCGCCCCGGCCCTCCGGGTGGAGGATCTCTGGGTGAAGCGTAAGAGCCGCCTCGTGCTCCGGGGTGTGAGCCTGGAGCTGGAGGAGCCCTCAATACTCGTCGTGCTCGGGCCCAACGGGGCTGGGAAGACCACGCTGCTAGAGACCGTGGCGGGGCTTGTCAAGCCGAGCCGTGGGAGGATAGTGGTCTCCGGGGAGACCGTCTACTCCAGCGCTCCCCCGAGGGTGAATACGCCCCCAGAGAGGCGAGGCGTCGCCTATGTTCCTCAGGATTATGGGCTTTTCCCCCACATGACTGTCTACGAGAACATTGCCTTCGGCCTCCGGGCCCGCCGCTGCCCCGGGGAGGATGTGGACAGGAGGGTGCGGGGGGTCGCCGGGGTCCTCGGGATAGAGCATCTCCTTGACCGCAGGCCCGCGGAGCTGAGCGGCGGCGAGAGGCAGCGCGTGGCGCTCGCCAGAGCCCTCGCAGTAGAGCCCAGGCTACTCCTCCTCGACGAGCCCTTCAGCGCTCTAGACGCGCCTAGCAGGGAGAGACTACGCTCCGAGCTGCGCAGCCTCCTCCGGAGGCTGAATGTTCCAGCAGTGATCGTGACCCACAGCTTCTCCGACGCCTGGGCCCTGGGGGATAGGATAGCTGTCCTCGACTCGGGCCGCGTGGTAGCCGAGGCTAGCCCCGGGGATCTGGCCTTGAGGCCGCTGAGGCACGGGGTGGCGGAGTTCCTAGGCTACATGGTGCTCGAGGCCCGGGTGCTCCGGGCGGAGGGGGGCCGGGCTTCCCTAGAGGCTCCCGGCCTCGGGCTGCTGGAGGCAGCCGTGGATGGGCTGGAGCCGGGCTCCAGGGTGCTGGTCGCCCTGAGGCCCGACGACCTGGTTGTCTCCGCCAGGCCCGTGGCTAGGACCAACACCTACCGGGCCCGGGTCGCCGAGGCCGTTGTGACCCGGCATGGTGTGCGCCTCCTACTAGAGGTCGGGGGCCTCGTGCTGAGGAGCGAGCAGGCCCGGGGGCCCCTCCTGGCCCTCCTCGGCCGCCTGCCGGGCCCCGGGGACCAGGTCTACGTCCACATACCCCCGGGGCTGGTAGACGTGAGGACCCTCTAG
- a CDS encoding TRM11 family SAM-dependent methyltransferase, with translation MPRLLYYALLSGLHASLPQAELRGILEALGHRYRVVEELDQLVVFECSCGSSRGVAWRAGLVHETGRVLAVSEARLGDVLDAAAYIDWCSLAGPGDRVRFELHRVRGYARASLPDDAARRLAAEAAPLLRRCGAEAGARSPTRTVRLLVTEGVAVLGLREDEQPKRMLEGHRPQRRPFFHPGSLDPRLARLFVNLARAAPPGPYLDPFCGTGGFALEAQEMGIETLCGELSGRLAEGAWVNLRAYPLDALSTPAQWDAARLPLRSGSVQSIGTDPPYGRSVSLHGRPLGELLEGFLAEASRVLRPGGFLAYATPHWAEERAVEATEASGLRLVERHYMRVHGSLTRVIVVARKPG, from the coding sequence GTGCCGCGGCTCCTCTACTACGCGCTGCTCAGCGGGCTACATGCCAGCCTCCCCCAGGCCGAGCTGAGGGGCATACTGGAGGCGCTGGGCCACCGGTACCGGGTTGTGGAGGAGCTGGACCAGCTGGTGGTTTTCGAGTGCAGCTGCGGCAGCAGCCGGGGGGTGGCGTGGAGGGCCGGGCTGGTGCACGAGACCGGCAGGGTGCTGGCCGTCTCTGAGGCCAGGCTGGGCGACGTGCTCGACGCGGCGGCCTACATAGACTGGTGCAGCCTCGCGGGCCCCGGGGACCGGGTGCGGTTCGAGCTCCACCGGGTCCGGGGCTATGCCCGGGCCAGCCTCCCCGACGACGCGGCGAGGAGGCTCGCGGCCGAGGCCGCGCCCCTGCTCCGGCGCTGCGGCGCCGAGGCCGGGGCGAGGAGCCCCACTAGGACGGTGAGGCTGCTGGTCACGGAGGGCGTCGCCGTGCTCGGGCTCAGGGAGGACGAGCAGCCCAAGAGGATGCTGGAGGGCCACCGGCCCCAGAGGAGGCCCTTCTTCCACCCCGGCAGCCTCGACCCCAGGCTGGCCAGGCTCTTCGTCAACCTCGCCCGCGCCGCGCCGCCCGGGCCCTACCTCGACCCCTTCTGCGGCACGGGCGGCTTCGCCCTGGAGGCCCAGGAGATGGGGATAGAGACGCTCTGCGGCGAGCTCTCCGGGAGGCTGGCGGAGGGGGCATGGGTGAACCTGCGCGCCTACCCGCTGGACGCGCTCTCAACCCCGGCCCAGTGGGACGCGGCGAGGCTCCCCCTGAGGAGCGGGAGCGTGCAGAGCATAGGCACCGACCCCCCTTACGGCAGGAGCGTCTCGCTCCACGGTAGGCCGCTCGGGGAGCTGCTTGAGGGCTTCCTGGCCGAGGCCTCCAGGGTGCTGCGGCCCGGGGGCTTCCTCGCCTACGCCACCCCCCACTGGGCTGAGGAGAGGGCGGTCGAGGCGACCGAGGCCAGCGGGCTCAGGCTGGTGGAGAGGCACTACATGAGGGTCCACGGCAGCCTCACACGGGTCATAGTGGTGGCGCGGAAGCCCGGCTAG
- the thiC gene encoding phosphomethylpyrimidine synthase ThiC has product MAKTIMMSARSGSTPEEIEKLAKLEGLPVEKLRTRIAEGRIAILRNVRRLDRVKIVGVGEGLFTKVNVNLGTSGTVVDVDMELEKARIARRYGSDTVMDLSMGGSLDEIRRKIMREAEPLPLGTVPTYQAWVEGIRKYGGLTMPSDWFLGIVERQLRDGVDYMTIHAALTRELALKAVRSSRVIPITSRGGALLAAWMLENGEENPYRKHWDYLLELFAEYDAVISVGDSLRPGALADQHDEFQVGELIEAARLVRSAREAGVQTIVEGPGHMTLDQIPANVRLMKALTGGAPYYVLGPLVTDIAMGYDHIAFAIGGAVAAASGADYLCYVTPAEHLSLPNPEQVKEGLIAAKIAAHAADLAKYGARAARRDAELSLLRARLDWERMWSYALDPEHAKKIYSQFPSATRACNMCGQYCACLVLGKFARGRREPSAEELLRRFNDGGSEAMEALERLPAP; this is encoded by the coding sequence ATGGCTAAGACTATAATGATGTCCGCGAGGAGCGGCTCCACACCCGAGGAGATCGAGAAGCTGGCCAAGCTCGAGGGCCTCCCGGTGGAGAAGCTCAGGACGAGGATCGCCGAGGGTAGGATAGCGATACTCCGGAACGTCAGGCGCCTGGACCGGGTGAAGATTGTGGGCGTGGGGGAGGGCCTCTTCACCAAGGTTAACGTCAACCTGGGCACTAGCGGCACGGTAGTGGACGTGGATATGGAGCTGGAGAAGGCCAGGATAGCGCGGCGCTACGGGAGCGACACCGTGATGGACCTGAGCATGGGCGGGTCCCTGGACGAGATAAGGAGGAAGATAATGAGGGAGGCCGAGCCCCTCCCCCTGGGCACTGTGCCGACCTACCAGGCGTGGGTCGAGGGCATCCGCAAGTACGGCGGCCTCACCATGCCCAGCGACTGGTTCCTCGGGATAGTGGAGAGGCAGCTGCGGGACGGGGTAGACTACATGACCATACACGCTGCGCTGACCAGGGAGCTGGCGCTGAAGGCTGTCCGGAGCAGCAGGGTCATACCGATAACGAGCAGGGGCGGGGCGCTGCTGGCTGCATGGATGCTGGAGAACGGGGAGGAGAACCCCTATAGGAAGCACTGGGACTACCTCCTGGAGCTCTTCGCCGAGTACGACGCGGTGATAAGTGTCGGTGACAGCCTCAGGCCGGGCGCGCTGGCGGACCAGCACGACGAGTTCCAGGTGGGGGAGCTGATCGAGGCCGCCAGGCTGGTGAGGAGCGCCAGGGAGGCGGGGGTGCAGACTATAGTCGAGGGCCCGGGGCACATGACGCTCGACCAGATACCGGCCAACGTGAGGCTGATGAAGGCGCTGACCGGGGGCGCGCCCTACTACGTGCTCGGCCCCCTGGTCACCGATATAGCTATGGGCTATGACCACATAGCCTTCGCTATAGGCGGTGCGGTCGCCGCCGCCAGCGGCGCTGACTACCTATGCTACGTGACGCCCGCCGAGCACCTCAGCCTGCCCAACCCCGAGCAGGTGAAGGAGGGCCTCATAGCGGCCAAGATAGCCGCCCACGCGGCGGACCTGGCCAAGTACGGGGCCCGGGCTGCGAGGCGGGACGCGGAGCTGAGCCTGCTCCGCGCCCGGCTCGACTGGGAGAGGATGTGGAGCTACGCGCTGGACCCGGAGCACGCGAAGAAGATATACAGCCAGTTCCCCTCGGCCACCAGGGCCTGCAACATGTGCGGCCAGTACTGCGCCTGCCTAGTGCTGGGCAAGTTCGCCCGGGGCAGGAGGGAGCCAAGCGCCGAGGAGCTCCTCCGCCGCTTCAACGACGGCGGCAGCGAGGCCATGGAGGCGCTGGAGAGGCTCCCCGCCCCCTAG
- a CDS encoding sulfide-dependent adenosine diphosphate thiazole synthase produces the protein MEEFYPREIEKLYSEAALARLALQAALEKLSRAVEADVAIAGGGPAGLTLAWLLAEQGLRVTLVERRLGTGGGMRGGSMLLPVGLVEEGLAAEVLRKAGVRLSLAADGIYTFDPMEAAARLTVRALEAGAVILPGVEVEDLIVKGDGGSARVAGLVVNWAPVSEAGWHVDPLFIEARAVVDATGHDAALARLLERRLPGSIRVPGMSSLDVWTGERQVVERTGEVFPGLYAAGMSVAEIYNTRRMGPVFGGMIASAAKLARILSEKLTGRSIGLPEVKAHG, from the coding sequence AGCTCTACAGCGAGGCGGCGCTCGCCCGCCTAGCGCTCCAGGCGGCCCTCGAGAAGCTCTCGAGGGCTGTCGAGGCCGATGTGGCGATAGCCGGCGGCGGGCCGGCGGGGCTCACCCTCGCCTGGCTCCTGGCCGAGCAGGGGCTCCGCGTCACCCTCGTTGAGCGGAGGCTGGGCACTGGCGGCGGCATGCGGGGCGGCTCAATGCTGCTCCCGGTGGGCCTCGTCGAGGAGGGGCTGGCGGCGGAGGTGCTCCGGAAAGCCGGCGTGAGGCTGAGCCTGGCCGCGGATGGCATCTACACGTTCGACCCTATGGAGGCGGCGGCCAGGCTCACCGTCCGCGCCCTGGAAGCCGGTGCGGTCATACTCCCGGGCGTGGAGGTGGAGGACCTCATAGTGAAGGGTGACGGTGGCTCGGCCCGGGTAGCGGGGCTCGTGGTCAACTGGGCCCCGGTGTCGGAGGCCGGCTGGCACGTAGACCCCCTCTTCATAGAGGCTAGGGCCGTAGTGGACGCCACCGGCCACGACGCGGCCCTCGCCCGGCTGCTGGAGAGGAGGCTCCCCGGGAGCATCAGGGTGCCCGGCATGTCGAGCCTCGACGTCTGGACTGGTGAGCGCCAGGTGGTCGAGCGCACGGGCGAGGTGTTCCCCGGCCTCTACGCCGCCGGCATGTCGGTGGCCGAGATATACAACACGAGGCGCATGGGCCCCGTTTTCGGGGGCATGATAGCCTCCGCGGCCAAGCTGGCCCGGATTCTCTCCGAGAAGCTCACGGGCAGGAGCATAGGCCTCCCCGAGGTGAAGGCTCATGGCTAA